In Schizosaccharomyces osmophilus chromosome 2, complete sequence, the following proteins share a genomic window:
- a CDS encoding yippee-like protein: MGRHYPLRLTSQYYVCIHCKTHLAFKGHLISRDYTGRYGRAALIKRIENVIEMQSVTEEMLSGKYIVRRVHCCRCHANVGWKYVLAYKPSEKYKEGNYILELNVSSLIRDEIDASECIVQPPIAFLSSSL; encoded by the coding sequence ATGGGCCGTCATTACCCTCTACGACTTACGAGTCAATATTATGTTTGCATTCATTGCAAAACGCACCTTGCGTTTAAAGGCCATTTAATCAGTCGTGACTATACTGGCCGTTATGGTCGTGCAGCTCTCATAAAGAGAATAGAAAATGTGATCGAAATGCAATCGGTCACTGAAGAAATGCTGTCCGGTAAATATATCGTCCGTCGTGTACATTGCTGTCGATGCCACGCGAATGTAGGTTGGAAATATGTACTCGCATACAAACCATcagaaaaatataaagaaggaaattatATACTAGAACTGAATGTTTCCTCTCTCATTCGTGATGAAATTGATGCGAGCGAATGTATTGTACAACCTCCAATTGCCTTTTTGTCCTCTTCCTTATAG
- the mic10 gene encoding MICOS complex subunit Mic10, with translation MSKPVSSEQSLNYKWDVCLSNMVVQSTVGIGIGIISSAIMFRRAAWPVWGGLGFGLGKAYADCNAKLKTFPAVHQELQTVTNEEKK, from the exons atgtCAAAACCCGTTTCCAGTGAACAAAGCTTGAATTACAAG TGGGATGTATGCCTTTCCAACATGGTTGTCCAATCCACTGTAGGTATCGGCATTGGTATTATTAGTTCTGCCATTATGTTTCGTC GTGCTGCATGGCCTGTTTGGGGAGGTTTGGGCTTTGGTCTTGGTAAAGCCTATGCTGATTGCAATGCAAAGCTCAAAACATTTCCTGCCGTTCATCAAGAGCTACAAACTGTTACGaatgaagagaaaaagtaa
- the pyp2 gene encoding protein tyrosine phosphatase Pyp2 codes for MLRVLSSQEFYQALESARRGRTEYVHIFDLRLRSNYIRGHIKDAINVSLPSALLRRPSFDIGKAFACLSGSIKITDLIDLSCLFIYDAAIAGMNRIHDFVDKFRRGGYSNDIYVLSSGFEEFAKSCPQKIDYDSPSQSIDYCMFDAVMPRKTKAFEFLDPTPASTTISPDYSFPLRVPIKIPTPIFSPSLTSDTFTERSNQLEFPGLENFASPATLSPRSPHTQKHTPQLMPSTNAIVPAPYEVPYVPISPSVSRFYSNPITPVENKLNPLSPSMPQKSPSSRPALRSLFSFPLTPRRRPHVTRSRSSSSSSSSSSSSYNSIASPQHSPAHLQVPRKNSGNATFEKVANSVKIQPKDFSENIPRAGKRFLPKKPGSLRRKNKPSFGKDFDGVFSTAENKNTFPNPWGSFKQATPPPAEMMADLNTASIYYKFKRLEELEQKRRILSNDAKSDWSCLASGKNVLLIRKNRYTDIVPYDKTRVRLHNKDEIFDYINASHIFFEPNHYIASQAPQLDTLVDFWEMIWHNIGSDGVIVMLTDLFEAGNEKCLLYWPDTTHSPMQITPTLDVELVEKTTLDDFRLECRVLRLRNSSEVKVIRHFWFRTWTDGGCPGTITKVIDAVKYINKVSNTGPVFVHCSAGVGRTGTYIALAQLVGMPPSALPKAANLEDSQDLVFQVVNTLRCHRMKMVQTFNQFRFLYSIAKHLSNPSLDIEMSQKEGCGL; via the coding sequence ATGCTTCGTGTACTTTCGAGTCAAGAATTTTATCAGGCGCTAGAGTCTGCCAGACGTGGCCGTACAGAATATGTACACATTTTTGATCTTCGACTTCGATCCAATTATATCCGTGGTCATATTAAAGATGCAATCAATGTGTCTCTGCCAAGTGCTTTGTTACGCCGTCCTTCCTTTGACATTGGTAAAGCATTTGCATGCCTCAGTGGTTCCATAAAGATCACAGACTTAATTGATCTGTCGTGTCTTTTCATATACGATGCTGCAATTGCTGGTATGAATCGTATTCatgattttgttgataAATTCCGTCGTGGAGGCTATTCCAATGACATTTATGTTTTGTCCTCAGGATTCGAAGAGTTCGCCAAATCTTGCCCTCAGAAAATCGACTATGATAGTCCATCACAGTCAATCGATTACTGTATGTTTGATGCCGTTATgccaagaaaaacaaaggcgTTTGAGTTTCTTGACCCCACTCCCGCTTCCACAACAATTTCACCGGACTATAGTTTTCCACTTCGCGTCCCCATCAAAATTCCGACTCCCATTTTCTCTCCTTCCCTTACATCAGATACATTTACCGAACGTTCAAATCAGTTAGAGTTTCCGGGCCTCGAAAACTTTGCTAGCCCTGCAACTCTTTCTCCCAGATCTCCGCATACTCAAAAACATACACCTCAGCTAATGCCTTCCACTAACGCTATTGTTCCTGCTCCATATGAGGTTCCGTATGTGCCGATATCTCCTTCGGTATCCCGTTTTTATTCTAACCCGATCACTCCGGTTGAAAATAAACTGAACCCGCTATCACCCTCCATGCCTCAAAAGTCCCCTTCGTCTAGACCTGCATTGCGCTCGCTGTTCTCATTTCCTTTAACCCCCCGAAGGCGGCCTCATGTGACGCGTTCTCGgagttcttcttcttcttcttcttcttcttcttcttcatacAACAGTATTGCTTCACCCCAGCATTCCCCTGCTCATCTACAGGTTCCTAGAAAAAACTCTGGAAATGctacttttgaaaaagtcgCAAACTCTGTAAAAATCCAGCCTAAAGATTTCTCTGAAAATATTCCAAGGGCAGGTAAGAGGTTTTTGCCAAAGAAGCCTGGTAGTTTacgaagaaagaataaaccATCCTTTGGAAAGGATTTCGATGGAGTATTCTCTACAGCTGAAAATAAGAATACTTTTCCTAATCCTTGGGGATCTTTCAAACAAGCCACGCCTCCTCCAGCGGAAATGATGGCGGATTTGAATACAGCTTCAATATACTACAAATTCAAGCGTTTAGAAGAGCTCGAGCAAAAAAGACGTATACTATCCAATGATGCAAAATCAGATTGGTCTTGTTTAGCGTCTGGCAAGAATGTCCTTTTGATTCGTAAAAACCGCTACACAGATATTGTGCCCTATGACAAAACCCGTGTCCGTTTACACAACAAggatgaaatttttgattacATTAATGCTTCgcatatattttttgaaccTAATCATTACATAGCTAGTCAGGCCCCGCAGCTCGATACCCTAGTAGATTTTTGGGAAATGATCTGGCATAACATAGGCTCTGATGGGGTTATTGTGATGCTGACAGATTTATTTGAGGCgggaaatgaaaaatgtTTGTTGTATTGGCCTGACACTACACATTCACCGATGCAGATTACGCCAACATTAGATGTGGAGTTAGTAGAGAAAACAACGCTCGATGATTTTCGGCTAGAATGTCGTGTTCTTCGTCTTCGAAATTCGTCTGAAGTCAAAGTTATCCGACATTTTTGGTTCCGTACTTGGACTGATGGAGGGTGCCCTGGTACAATAACCAAGGTAATTGATGCTGTAAAGTACATTAACAAAGTTTCAAATACTGGCCCTGTCTTTGTTCATTGTTCAGCTGGTGTTGGACGTACCGGAACGTACATTGCGCTTGCTCAGCTAGTTGGCATGCCTCCGAGTGCGTTGCCAAAGGCGGCGAATTTGGAGGATTCTCAGGATCTCGTATTTCAAGTGGTTAATACTTTACGATGTCATCGTATGAAAATGGTACAAACGTTCAATCAGTTTCGATTTTTATACTCCATTGCTAAACATTTATCGAACCCCTCGTTGGATATTGAAATGAGCCAGAAGGAAGGGTGTGGTTTATAA
- the emc10 gene encoding ER membrane protein complex subunit Emc10: MTPWQHDSLKNKFFKIIICLASMQIALAIQKIPIVCSITNDKGTQYFDHGSISLPELTFDIVKKEFDLQEFETSSILRCGYRNENSGHWPAGTSFYRLGQLLESHHAYKDCFILHTSKNAAPDSLSDVVQVVHSFKPIAKDSIKGTKPDILLMYPDFPEPVLVSPKQKSQVPVSTAAKKRKRPLPKDVKTKGKSSEANDDTEDTEIVPEEKTFLQRFGLYLIPIFFLLLVGASGGSQSSATSNG, from the coding sequence ATGACTCCTTGGCAGCATGATTCtctaaaaaacaagttttttaaaattattatCTGCCTAGCGTCTATGCAAATCGCTTTAGCTATTCAAAAGATTCCTATTGTCTGTTCCATTACAAACGACAAAGGCACCCAATATTTTGACCATGGTTCTATCAGCCTTCCTGAATTAACATTTGATATTgtgaaaaaagaatttgattTGCAAGAATTTGAAACATCCTCCATTTTACGATGCGGTTAtcgaaatgaaaattctGGCCACTGGCCTGCAGGTACTAGTTTCTATAGACTGGGGCAATTGCTAGAGTCACATCATGCTTATAAGGattgtttcattttacaTACCTCAAAGAATGCAGCACCGGATTCGCTGAGCGATGTCGTTCAGGTGGTTCATAGCTTCAAACCTATAGCCAAGGATTCAATCAAAGGAACCAAACCTGACATCCTATTAATGTATCCGGATTTTCCTGAGCCTGTTTTAGTTTCCCCCAAACAAAAGTCCCAGGTACCTGTCTCTACAGCCgctaaaaaaaggaagcgTCCTTTGCCCAAAGAcgtgaaaacaaaaggtaaATCCTCAGAGGCGAACGATGACACTGAAGACACAGAAATAGTACCAGAGGAAAAGACATTTTTACAACGTTTTGGCCTATATCTTATTcccatttttttcttacttcTAGTTGGAGCCTCTGGGGGATCCCAATCTTCTGCTACTAGCAACGGGTAA
- the cid1 gene encoding terminal uridylyltransferase Cid1 — protein sequence MSVPPERFIPGVHTVEEIESHLANLRVSKKTYAPKPNSSYKELTKFFWEFYHEIKITDEEIAHKREAMRVLSEYLHRICTDAVLASFGSLESGFALKNSDMDLCVLTESMEASEPLAPLFYEELVKEGFEGKFLQKARIPIIKLTGDEKERFGSGFQCDIGFNNRLAIHNTKLLSSYSRLDSRFRPLMLLVKYWAKQKRINSPYFGTLSSYGYALMLLYYLLHVVKPPIFPNLQQAHLKQEKFVEGFNVGFDEDIERYPPSNNISSLGSLLHGFFRYYAYKFEPRDRVITFNRQDGVLTKQEKGWTSATEHTGSADQIIKDRYILAIEDPFETTHNVGRTVSSSGLYRIRGEFMSAARLMNSRISGSYKELFEQAPLPPRRSKKVADETEVSGKEDENNENPKEAELPQA from the exons ATGAGCGTCCCTCCTGAACGATTTATTCCAGGTGTCCATACTGTTGAGGAAATTGAGTCCCATCTTGCGAATCTTCGTgtatcaaaaaaaacatatgcaccaaaaccaaattcTTCATATAAGGAATTaacaaagtttttttgGGAATTTTACCACGAGATTAAGATTACTGACGAGGAAATTGCGCACAAGCGCGAAGCTATGAGAGTACTAAGCGAATATTTACATCGAATATGCACAG ATGCCGTATTAGCGTCTTTCGGAAGCTTAGAAAGTGGATTTGCGTTAAAGAATTCAGATATGGACTTATGCGTGCTTACAGAATCTATGGAAGCAAGTGAACCGCTTGCTCCTCTTTTTTATGAGGAACTTGTAAAAGAAG GATTTGAGGGAAAGTTTCTACAAAAAGCTAGAATTCCCATTATAAAATTGACTGGtgatgaaaaggaacgATTTGGTTCGGGGTTTCAATGCGATATAGGTTTCAATAATCGCTTGGCAATTCACAatacaaaacttttatcTTCGTATTCTCGGCTGGATAGTAGATTTCGTCCCTTAATGCTATTAGTGAAATACTGGGCCAAACAAAAACGGATCAACTCTCCTTATTTTGGGACTCTTTCTAG TTACGGTTATGCTTTGATGCTACTTTACTATTTACTTCACGTTGTTAAACCGCCGATTTTTCCTAATTTACAACAAGCACATTTGAAACAGGAGAAATTTGTGGAGG GCTTTAATGTTGGGTTCGATGAGGATATTGAGCGGTACCCTCCGTCAAATAATATTAGCAGTTTAGGAAGCCTGTTGCATGGTTTTTTTCGGTATTATGCTTACAAGTTTGAACCAAGGGATCGCGTAATTACGTTTAATAGGCAAGACGGAGttttaacaaaacaagaaaagggCTGGACATCGGCG ACTGAGCATACCGGATCAGCAGACCAAATCATCAAGGATCGTTATATATTAGCTATTGAGGATCCTTTTGAAACTACACATAAT GTGGGAAGAACGGTCAGCAGTTCCGGATTATATCGTATACGAGGCGAGTTCATGTCTGCTGCGCGGCTAATGAATTCGCGCATCTCTGGCTCTTACAAAGAGTTGTTCGAGCAAGCACCTTTACCTCCGCGACGATCAAAAAAGGTAGCTGACGAGACGGAAGTAtctggaaaagaagatgaaaataatgagaatccaaaagaagcGGAACTTCCTCAAGCTTAA